TGAACGTTATGATGCTGATACTAATACTTGGACCAAAGAACTGCCTATGCCCACCGCTCGACACGGATTGGGTGTTGCCTCATATGGTGGTAAGATATATACAATAGGAGGTGGTCCGCATCCTGGATTGACTGTTTCGGATCGGAATGAGATCTATTATTTGAATCAAGACTAAATCTTGTTTATTGACTCTTCTCAAATACTTTATGTCAAAATTTGCACTAGGAATCTATTTGGTGAATGGAT
The Candidatus Nitrosocosmicus arcticus DNA segment above includes these coding regions:
- a CDS encoding kelch repeat-containing protein, whose translation is MQSKRNGLAATSVNGSNYVLGGEQNRGTFDSNERYDADTNTWTKELPMPTARHGLGVASYGGKIYTIGGGPHPGLTVSDRNEIYYLNQD